The Betta splendens chromosome 2, fBetSpl5.4, whole genome shotgun sequence nucleotide sequence AAGTACTGTAGCTTCTCTCATGTTTGACGTCAATGCCCTGCTTTTTACTGAATGTTCATGTTGTGATTCATTATTTTGCTGAATCACACCATTTCACGTGAATGACTCCTTAATGATTCTTCACTGACACCAGGCTATTCACATAACTGGTTTGGAACCTCAGGTAATTTTCCCACTATGACAGTTATGTGGCCACAAGGAAATAGTGTGCAGGCCTCATTACAGTGACAGTGTTCATACAGGTGCAAGTAGGCATTAAAACAACATCCAATAATATTAAGTAACCGAAGATTTCATTAACATCCTGATTGTGTGAGAAGAACATAGTTTTACATTTTGATTTTTACAGACATGatgccatcatcatcatcatcatcatcaatctgAAAATAAACCAACTTTACAAACTTTACATCTCTGGCTTTAGGTGTTTGTCTATCTGCAACCTTGGGTTTAGAAATAGTCTCATATTTTACTGGGACAATGTTGATGAATCTGCAAACGTCAAAATCTGCAGTTTggtttatttgattattattagtGCAGACTAGTACTAGATTGgtaaaaaaatgcatttcactCATGTCTTGTGTGTTGCTTTTGAGAAATGGGACTTTCTGGGCATTAgtatataatttataataaatgttatttatttcaatgttttgtatattaactgtttaatacaATACAATCATCTTAAAAATGGCACAATCACAATTAAtcataaacaaatatatttCCAGGTTAATCCTCCAGTAAAATGTACATAGAGAGTTGTTGCCACGCGCCGCTTCATGGTTGCTGCCACACAGGTACGCTCTTCTGTCGGGGGGCGACGCCGCCGCTGCACTGTCCGTACGGGCCGCTGGTTTTCAGACAGGCCTCCGTGCTCTTCAGGCACACGAAGCAGAAGCGCGCGGCGCAGCGCGGACACACCACCTTTTTGCAGTGCTTTTCGtcgtgctgcagcaggatgccGCACGTGGGGCACGCGCGGAGCGACGGGCAGCCGGACGCGCCCTGCACGGCCGGAAGCTGGAGGTCCGGGCAGCTCAGCAGGACCTTCACGGTGGAGCGGCCGAGGAGCGCGTGCCTCCGCtgacaggagctgcagaggtcCCCGGCGTCTCTGCTGGAGGCCGGGGACCGCAGGTTGTACTGCCGCTTAGGGGACCTGCATTCACCGCACTGATGTGGAGGAGGCCATTAGGTTAGTGTGGAGCGGCCCTAAGTTACTGATGAAGATGAGAAGAGGCACTCACTAAGCTGGAGTCAGAGGAAGAAGTCACAGAGGCGTCGGAGCTCATGGCTTTTTCAGAGCTTCTTTTCCTCAGGGGTCGGTGCAGACGTCAGTTTGTCCACATACAAACCTGCTCTCACCCTTTAAACCATTTAACAAGACACCGTGGAAGAGCTGCAACTTAATTGGAGCCAAAAATGCAAACATAAAGTATAAACCTCACTGTGTTCAATCAACTGTCAGCTACTGTAGTACAGGAATGATTGACAACATCGTGTGTTTGGCATTCATTTCTTAAAAGAATAACTcaactgaaaaacacacaactgtaAACACACCGCTTCGTTTAATGCTGACACCTTGTAAATGCGTCAGTAGCGTGTACTTACAGTCAACATCAGTGAGGGGTCGTGAGATTCAGCTTTGGCCGTTTTTAAATGTAAGACCATTTATTCCGCCGCCTCCGCTTCTGCAGTTTTCTCTTTCGCTTCATCAGACGCGCGCACCCTGTTTTGTCGACGACAGTCGGTCACGTGGTTTGTGCAAAACGTGCGCAGGTTCAGCTTTGGCAAAACAAGACGCTGACGAGTCATCAGCAACAGTCATTAAGGGTTTTTAGCGTCTGAATGTGGTATATAATGAACTACACGtgtttaaactgtttaaaactaaataaagcatTCAAGCATTTGCatgaaatcaaaatcaaaatgttGGCATTAATTTGTCAGATTCTAGCAAATAAAGTCACGCAAATTTGGAAATACCCGAACATTTGAGTTGACaacatttaacataataaaCGAATATCTGCGTCCTGCAGAAGTTTCATAGACACTTAAAGAAAACCAGTCGACGTTAACAATTACcccaacttttatttttaatatgaaatgtttttaaaacctttcacacacacaaggacaaatgacaaacaaaagaaaaacagtagCATCTCAGCATCTTTACTCTTTTAGCTCAGTTCTCTGAGCTGTGTCTGCGTTTAACAGTAAACATAAAGGAGCACCTTGAAGAATACAAGGTTTACAGAttttaaataatgatttaaaataGCTGAGAGGTTGGTAAAAACCGTACGTGAGTAATGTAAGTGAAAATGCACGATAATTACCTGAACTTGTGTAAAATTGATGTCAGAAAGAGagttttatcatttttaaaaatgctgcaaaCGTAGATTTGACATCTGACCTACAAACAAACTGAAGCCTGAATAACGTTTGCCCTGTGCTCttgcctcttcttcctccaccactCGGGAATGGACGTCTGTCTGGGGGCGACGCCGCTAGAGCACGCGGCGAATATGTCGCTGGTGGTGCAGCAGTCTCGGGTGCGCTTCAGGCACACGAAGCAGAACTGCACCCGGCAGCGCAGGCAGCGGACGTTCTTGCAGTGCCTGCTGtcgtgctgcagcaggatgccGCAGGCGGGGCAGGCGCGCATGGACGGGCACCCGGCCGCCCCGCTCACCCGCTTGAAGGCGGCCTCGGGGCAGctttgcagcagcttcaccagctCGTTGGTGCAGCCGTAGCTGGCGCAGCGGTCGGACCGCGGAGCCGGGCCCCTCCACCGCCTCAAGCACTGCCAGCAGAACCGGAAGGTGTCGCCCAGGTTACCGGGGCACATGGTGCAGCGGACCCTGAGGCTGGACCGGCGCCTCCGCACCACTGGACATGTGCATTTGGGACACTGGACAGGAAGAAGGGGAGGATTTAGTATTAACGATATCCTCACGGGCAGTAAATACTGTCTGAGTTTGGATGTGAGCTCACTGGTTTGGTGGGAAAGCAGGTGGCAGCGTTGGATTTCATGGCTTTTTCAAAGTGCTTCTTTTCCTCAGGGGTCAGTAGAGCCATTTTACAAACCTCCTCATAAGGCCATTCTACGTTACAGCCAgtttgtccacacacaaacctgctctCACCCTGAATAGAAATATGAAAACAGGGACTTTTTAATTTATGACCACGAGTTGCAGACAAATCACTGAACGACCCCTGCATCACACATGGAGTCAGAGCCATCGGGGTACGAGAACTATGATGGATGGAATAAATGAAGTTAGAATCTGAATTAATttgacaaatataaaatatgaagcCCACTGTGTTTAATCATTTGTTAATGAACCTGTCAGCTAAGATCATAATACttatataatatgatatataatatacataatatcATAATACAGCTGGAGTTTGATGAACAAATATTGGCTTGGACAGTTTGTTTATGCACAATGAGCTCATGAACAAGAACCAGTGCAGTGTAGAACATCATGTATGACTATtacctgactgactgactgctctgTTACACTTCCTCCATCAGGAATGTCTGAGACTGACTGACGAGCAATAATGTTTATACTGATGAAACCTAAAAATCACTCGGTGAGAAGCTGAAGTATGAAGTGTCACAGCTAACTGGTCTCCCCTGCTGGTTCACATTCTCTTCCTCTGACACTGCAACTCAGGTGAGATCCCACCTGGTCTAAAAAAACACGTGTTCTAAAAAAACCCACCTGGTCCAATAACCTGCGACACCATCTGGTGAGAAGAGTCGGCGTCGCGACGTGTCCGCAGGACATGAGCGCCCGTGGAGACGCGAACCCTTTAACAGACAAAACACCGAAGGAAAACGCGACGTCTGCTGCGTCATTTACATGATAAACTGAACACAACGACCGAGGACGCGCTCTCGTACTCACAGCCTAATTCATCCTCTGCGGCCACGAACGTCAGCGTGGAGTCGTTGGGGTCGTAGCGCTTCTCGCGTGGGATTTTCAAGTCTAAGGTCATTTTATGtcgctgtttttattttcttcccCGTGAAATGTGGACAACGAGTAGTTGGAGAGACGGGACAGAACTGTAAGGATGTTTAAGGTGAGTTTCAGTCACGTGACGTCTAAATCGAAAGCACGAGAAAGTGAAAGACTCAGTTCCACAAGCAGACAGTTTTTTATGTCACATCGACCTGCTCCAAACCAGACAAACAATCTGATCTGTTTGATCCACGAGCTAAAATATCACGGACACGGACGtgtaatttagtttatttaccTGTACACGCATGAGAACAGACGCGTGACCCAACCCACAGGAAAACCCCGCACTGGGCTTTACCACGCAAACTAGCTGGTATTCCCCGTCTCTGCCAGTCATTCGTGTTTATGTCATTTATTTGCCCTTATTTTGATGACAAGATTTGCCAAGAGACTTGTTGAAAAACGTTTGGCAGCTCATGAGGGAATTGCGtctgctgaagaaaaaaaacgtgCAGCTCCTGATGTGCATGATAATGCACCCACACCCTCTATGTGCATGATAATGCACCCACATCCCCCATATGCATGATAACGCACCCACAGCCAGTCAGAGTTTGCGTGTTTACTGTAGAAAAAGACATTCCAAGGTTTAAAATAGCACCATTGCAGCTGGTGTTAAACGAGGTCATCACTTTGAATCTGAGGGATTCAAAGTGAAAGTCAAACTCTGCTCCTGAGGAGGACGCTGGGTGCTTTCCTGTGGGTGGAGCAGCAGCCTATAAACTGCTCATCCCTCTGTACCTTACAGCTTTGGATCCAGCTGTGAACCACGGAGGGTCTGTGACTGTCAGCATGTCGGTGAATGTGCTCCTGCCTACGGGTGAAGCCGCCAGCTTCCCTCTGAGCGACACCATGACGGTGGAGCAGCTCAGAGACAAAGCAGTGGATCAGACTCGCAGGAAACCAGGTATTAAAATACTTGttactgtacgtctgtgtgGTTGTTTCATGGTAGAACCTACAACTTGAGTGACATTCGTATCTGCACAAAAAGCTCACTTAATGAATTCTCGCCCTCTCTTTTGTCTGTAAGGCTTCAACTGCGTCAGTGCAAATAACGCCAGACTGATATTTGAGGGAAAGACGCTGGAGAACCCGTCCAGCATGTCAGGACTGaagctccttccctcctccgtcctccacctGACGCTGAGGGTTCACGGAGGCTGAACTGAACCATCCCGCATGAAGTCACTGCCAGGactgacattatttcataaTCTATAAGCTTTAGTGTGTGCGTCGTTTCACTGTGCTGTTCCTCCTTGTGTCATTATTTTCTGgttgttttacacttttttgCTGTAAAGACTTTAAATACTTTTACTACATTTCTACAGTAAAATCCAacatacagaaataaaacaatgtttaaaCCAATGCTCTGGTGTCCGTGTTGCAGAAACAAGTTGTGGGGTTAAAATAGGAAATGCTTTAGGCTCAGACGGTGTGTGATGGGCTGGAGGTTCTAAGGCGTTAATGACAGAAGCactgagcagcgctgctgcaggcaACAGTGGACGCttccagcagaaccgggctcaggaTGGACAGTCATCTGCCTCGACCCGTTGGAGTGAAGGGATAAAGAAgaacacaataaacaacaggCAGCAACCGGAACCGAGGCAGGTGTCGAAGGGAATCGAGAGAACAACTGCAAAAGTAAAGATGGTCCCACAATGGTGGTATGTTAGTGGAAAGAGCAGAAAAGACAGTGTGACACTGTGTTTTTGGAAGTCTGGTCACCAGGTCACAAATTAAGAGAGAACATCTGGACAACACACACTCCTGAAACTGTAAAAGCTAAGGCTGTCAGTGATGCTGCACAACCTGATGGACAAGACAAAACAACAGATTTGCTGATAACTGACCATCAATTTTAGTTCTGCCACAGTTTCACAGTAATTTCATGTAAAACGTTTCATAATACACATGTTGTGTTGTAACGTGACTCTATAATTTTATGGGGAAGTTCTGGGATCCACAACTGCtggtaattgtgtttttatcacAGATGTGCACATGTAGGACGTGTCTGGGTTTAAAGTGCATCTATTGAAATAGTTTACAGTAAACAGGTTTTTATAATATCacagttttaaaatattaatattacgtATGTCAAAAACTATAATCTATGAACTGTTCCATGTTCTAACCACGCCCATGTGCTCACAAACATTGGCAAAACGAAAGTGGAAGTCATTCTCAGGGCAAACACTCCACTGAATATTAGGGCAGAACAGTCTCAGCTCTTCACATTCTAGCGATTGAACCTGACCGGATCAACATGTCCGTCACCGTGTTGCTGCCTTCAGGGACTCCCACCAGCTTCCAGCTGAGCCAAGACATGACggtggagcagctgagggagaAGGTGGCGACGGAGACCCGCAAGATCCCAGGTAAGAACCACACCAAGGAATCTACAGGAATCTATGGGTCAGTTTACTGAGCTGAGTTGAGTTTAGTTAGGTAAAAAAGTCTTGTTAGTCTGTCAAAACTTGTTGTGTTTCAGTGCAACGTGACCATGACGTTGAGACGTGTCATGATTCGTGACCAACTTCCTGGTCTCTGTGCAGTAACTCTGCTGTGTCGTCTTTGCCTCAGGGCTCAATTGTGTCCGTGCTGATGACATGAGGCTCACCTTAAAGGGAGAGACGCTGCAGAACTCCTCTCGGCTCGTCCCGCACTCTGTGATGCACCTGACGCTGAGGGTCCATGGAGGCTGACCTGAATCACCTGGGCCGTCCCTTCATGCTTCACACAACAACACCTAACACACAAACCTAAAACTTCATGCGGGTTCCCTCAGAGCAAAGTTCCTTTAAAGTCCTAAAATAATCAGATTAACCACCATgatttctctgctgcttctttctgtATCATATTGTAAAGACTGTTGGCACTTTCATATTCGCACTTTAATATTGAAATGTTTCACTTTCAAGAATTAAAATGATCTTTGAACCAACAAACTGCTCTTGCTGATATCAAACACTTGGCagcaaatgaaaacaggaagtagcgGTCGTCACAAACATATGTGGTGATTTCTGTTttgaaatatgtttgttttgaaatatgCTTAGGCACAAGCTCTGGCCAGTGGAGTGTAGGGAAAGGGAACGAAGCACGTTATTTGGAAGTTGAGGGTGTCAATCAGAACTAGAGAACAAGAAAAGTGAACCGGCTGAACAAAAACAACGATCTGACaaggacagaaaaaacacaagggCATAAATACTGAGGGAGAGAAAGCAACACAGgtaaaaacattaacacaatTAAGTTCAAGataaacctttcaaaataaaaccacaaaatgGAAATAGAAAGAGTTTTAACAGAAATAAATAGGAGCCCTGTGTGCTTGATAAAGGGTCAGCAGGTGAACCAGTTTGTGAGTCATGATGTatggtttggtttggttctCAAACAAGCAAACCTTCAGTGACGCCCTGATAATGTTCAACATGATAAACTAGAGGCTTTGTCTGGGGGAGGGTTATGTGTTTAGGGTTTAGTGGATGTGGACCTGGTTCCCTTCTGAATCCTGAATCATGTTAAGCGTGAACtaaaatgaaagcagacagTCATACCACAGCTTGGTGTGGCAGAACCAATGACCTACAGTAAGTGTTCAATCAGCTATTATCAGTGTACTTTCAGTTATCGCTTCAGAATCAGGCGGATGTCTGGAATAAActgaaccagaaaaaaaaaaaaaaaattaatttaatttatttttggaAATACTGAAGTGCATAGATGTGAGTATAAGAGTGAGCTGTTGGTCCAAACCTTGACTACATAAAGCCAAAGATTCTGAGTAATTACGTTTCATTGATATTTTGTtattgcattggttttttataatcacagtcatttacagtaaacagaccTTCATGTTAGTCAAACATTGGGCTGGTCTCATTCCAGCAGCTGTATCCCAGGTACTTTCCCATTATTACCCCAGATAACAGACAACAAAGCTTAGTAGTTGAATAAGGAAATGTTATCACAGAGAAAAACTCCTCTGTTACTGTCATGGACAAACTCAATGTGTCCATTCTAGTTTTGtctatttatttgtatatttattttatgactATAAGTATGATCCTAGTCCACCAGAGGACAAAATTGGAACTAGGTATTAGAGTTAGAACAACATGACTGTTATTTAAAGAAAGATTATTTATTAAGTTATGTTTTAAACTGTTCTCTTGCTCAGGTCATTAGAGATGCATATGCACATTGATTGTTGGaggacagtgtgtgtttacagtagggCAGCAACAACGAAtcaattattattgattatactaattattattatttctgtcaTCGACAATAAACGATGACAGAAATAATCGATAATGA carries:
- the LOC114848453 gene encoding polyubiquitin-like, encoding MSVNVLLPTGEAASFPLSDTMTVEQLRDKAVDQTRRKPGFNCVSANNARLIFEGKTLENPSSMSGLKLLPSSVLHLTLRVHGG
- the LOC114848423 gene encoding E3 ubiquitin-protein ligase ARIH2-like, yielding MTLDLKIPREKRYDPNDSTLTFVAAEDELGWFASPRALMSCGHVATPTLLTRWCRRLLDQGESRFVCGQTGCNVEWPYEEVCKMALLTPEEKKHFEKAMKSNAATCFPTKPCPKCTCPVVRRRRSSLRVRCTMCPGNLGDTFRFCWQCLRRWRGPAPRSDRCASYGCTNELVKLLQSCPEAAFKRVSGAAGCPSMRACPACGILLQHDSRHCKNVRCLRCRVQFCFVCLKRTRDCCTTSDIFAACSSGVAPRQTSIPEWWRKKRQEHRANVIQASVCL